Genomic DNA from Cyprinus carpio isolate SPL01 chromosome A22, ASM1834038v1, whole genome shotgun sequence:
tatgatttaaattattgtaatataatttatgtaaatgtaataaaaaaaaattatattctttgtttcaaagtatttaatttttaaatattgcatgcTCATTACCCCTATTTTTAGATttcaattatttatgtttttatttgtttaaatgcatttttattttattttaataattataaaatttttatacattgtttactattatattattatttttcattaacaatttaatttatttatttataatatatttgcttTAGTTTTTCCTTATATGtagttacattttatattatgcttaataattataaaagttaacaaatttttttttttaaattacattataacatgattcagaatattttacattttaattgtgcatgctcattgtttttctattctacttataaattatatatatatgtgtgtgtgcatgtgtataaatatttacacataaaatttattttataattttaatttaaattaaaaatacactttcatACTTAAATATACCATAGATTTTTTGTAATGTAACTTATAACATATGtcacaaattttaaaacaaataataaattataattaatttagattCAATAGCACAGAATTATAATTTCAGCCATAACATAACATTGGGAAACAATCTACATTAGTGTCCCGTTTTCGTCAGCTGAACTAGTTTAACCTGAAACCATCATTTcaagcagtgttttattgggatttCGATAAAATTCTTTTTATGGGAGCCAATATACTTTCAAGCATTGCTTGTAAATGTAATCCAACCTCAATTGTTCTTCCTGGTAAAACAAGTTTATGATCAAACAGAAACGACAAAGTCAACATctaaaaagagctttaaaacaCAAGCAACAACATAAGCTGGATATCCacgtaaaatttttttttttttttctgtagtaatTTTGATACATTCATTTTCCTTTAAGTATATTACCTGTGGAGTTGGGTTTAACTCAGAATAGGGTGGAGGAGCTGATGCTACACTGTCCTCGGCAAAACCAACCTGAGGATGCTGCACCATCTACAAAACACACCAACTCATGTCAGCAAATGCCTCTGTAACGCTTCTGAAATCAGTTCCAGAAGCTGCGCTACTGGAAAgtttaaatgtgaatgtgttttcagACTCAAACTGCATTTGTGTAACTCACAGTGTTGAGTCTAGCATCCTGGAGAGCCATGGTCCAAGCCCTTTGGGAAAATACATTGAGTTAGCATCAAAAAATCTAATCTTGAAGCACACATTGtgaatattaataacaaatcTGACTCACAAAGCATCGTCTGCACTGTCTGCGCAGATGCTGATGACCCGACCGTCCCGGCAGACAATCTGCAGGAGGGAGTCTTTGCTCTTGCCTTCAGGCGGCATGAGATCTGGAAATAAATAATGGAGGATGAAGAACAACAACACATGGAGATTTTCAAGTTACTTACTATTCACTTTTTCATCCTCTCTTTGTCCAACGACTTAGAAAGACCTGTCAAGTACTACATCAAAGTTGAAGTTATTGCATCTTCCACGTTTCAAAAGCAGAAGGAAAGACAGCGGATGAAGACTAAAGTGCGCATCACTCCCACCTCTACACGCGTTGGCGTTGCGGATGTTAATGCAGTCCACCTTCATGTGGATTTCGTCCTCCATGTCCCGCCGCTGCTGGTCATCGTAGAAGACCAGACGTCCATCTGACCAGAGGTCAAACCAGTTCCTCTTCCAGCGCCGCAAGATGGTGCCTGATAGATGACAAGATTAGAttttagaattacattttaattactttttataatgATAACATTTTTCAGCCATGTTTTACTTACTTTTcataatcaaaacaataaaaactatatcataaaataattgcattataaaatgtatcaactttatttatattcttcatattacaaatgtataataaattgattaaattctttaaaaaagctGCTTGTAAATGTAATCTGACCTCTATAGTTTAATCaagtttaacctgttaactgtcggttccactttttgagcatagacGTGAACATGACTTTTCCAGCTTAAACTGTTATAAATTTTGAATGCTTTGGTCAACAGActtaaggttggtctctttttaaagcaGACACTTGGCAGATTATTGTAGATGTGAAAAAAGTTATAAAGATTCTATAACAAAAACTTTATGGAAGTTgaagtttatgaaaatatatatatttttttttaaatatttatatattatataaaatatatattttacaaaacatgttttactctaaaactgctagaaaatcaaaaccaaaattctgaacaagttatgttccaaatttgaggtttaTATCTCAAAAAAATCAGCTTTCAGTGAGATTTTGTTTGGGTGTAATACCAAGCCTTTCCACTAGATGACCATCAAACCCCATTAGTAACCATTTAAGGGCCCCTTCATTTCCATAAATGGTTTATGTGACCTGAAACATGTTTTTCCAtacttttctcaatatttaagaAGTAGACATCACAATCAGAAGTATTAAGGGTCAGTATGACAGTATTTTATTCCACTTCAAcctcaaaaaacacataaaagacaTGCTACAAGAACCCTGGACTTGCATTATAGTTCACAGCGCATCAAAAAAGGATAATCTATTGTTTTTTCTATATATTCAAAACActtatagacatttttttttctcaaaaaatacaACGGTTGTTATCTTATGAACACTCtccatgaaaatgaataaagattttttacagatttttcatGATTTCATCTATGCATCACTATTTCAATTCTCTGACTCTTGATGTGTACTTTCCTTGCATGTCAATAAATTACAGTTGCTCTGTAAATCTTTTCAAAAATTGGTCACCAAATATCAAAACTACAGTCTTTAAGCTTTCCAATGATacatagtttgtcaagattacttTAGGGTCAGACTaagatattactgtttaaaacatGTAATGGCATGACATTTAACAGGTCAAGCAAACAGAAATAATGAAGTCATCATCTAAAAAGAGCTTTTAAACGCTTAAGACAAACAGATACAGCCAGAtagtcagctcactaggttcTGACACACAAAGTTCAGCTGTATTTCTGCTGtattgaataaaaactataagcaaaactgaaaagtttttcaaTTCAACCTCCAAGCTAAATATTTCGCATCCTTGATGTATATTTCAGAGGCTTTAAATTATAAAAGTGCTATTTAAACTTTCATAAGGATTAGAAAAAACGTCATATAATGCGTAGGAAAGcccaaaataactaaaacgaaGGATTTTAAGGTCCTAAATATGGAGTAATAAACACTCACTTTGTCTGTGCAGCCATCCGCTCTTCACAAACGCCATTCTCCGATAAACTCTCtacctaaacaaacaaaaacaattcactTAAAGCCTATCAATACAATATGGAATATTAAACTGAGCGCATATGCATGTAGATTGCctctttttttctaaatacagtttAGCTGTTGAACTTATCCGCCTGTCAGTTTCAGAGTTAGCTTGCGCTCGCGGCGCCGTTGTGCTAAAATCGACGACAAACCGACGAAATAAGCATCCAGAAACATCCCATAACAACTAAAAACATGTTTGAACACTATACTTGTCATATGTTGCCATGTTAAATGGATTAAATGAGTGAATCTACCCTCTTTCGCAGTGTTGACGTCTGAAGTGCGTGCGACTAGCTGAGTGACATCATCATCAGCGGCGGCGGCAGCATcattctcctcctctcctctcagcTGATGCCTCGTGCCACCCTATCAGATGATCAACAACGACTTTTATTAACTATTGATGAGCTATTATAGTACAGAGCGTTTTTAGGACAAATCATTCACATATTTAACAAGTAGGGGCCAAAACAGGCAGTTCAGTGAAATTAATCTTCATTCTTATTTTAGGTGCTTTTTACTCTATTTCAGAGTGTTTCCAAAgtgaatactgtaaaaaaaaaaaaaagttccaggagtaatatatattaaaatattgttttaatatattattgatcatataatataatgatattatgATGATATTAATATAATGAGAAAGGAGATTATATATCCTGAAAATAAACAgtattatgtagcctatata
This window encodes:
- the LOC109046687 gene encoding pleckstrin homology domain-containing family B member 2-like, which gives rise to MAFVKSGWLHRQSTILRRWKRNWFDLWSDGRLVFYDDQQRRDMEDEIHMKVDCINIRNANACRDLMPPEGKSKDSLLQIVCRDGRVISICADSADDALAWTMALQDARLNTMVQHPQVGFAEDSVASAPPPYSELNPTPQVFCPDGYGGYVPHPPPYATQMVYSADGQQYAVAYPYLYQGGYAPGVNHVIVQERRRDDTGDVALGMLAGAATGLALGSLFSVF